A genomic segment from Canis aureus isolate CA01 chromosome 4, VMU_Caureus_v.1.0, whole genome shotgun sequence encodes:
- the LOC144312053 gene encoding interferon-induced protein with tetratricopeptide repeats 5-like isoform X1, with translation MQRKHSDKKEVRHLVTWGNYVWLYCHMDQLKEVQKYLDKIGTVCKKLSSPSDYELERPEIDCEKGWALLKFGGKYYQRAKAAFEKALEAEPDDLEFNISYAITIYWLDHSDHHRPTQSSSLGPRRKAVTLNPANAYIKMYMQKLKWKGLLKKSWTRYLPNLTSFVTQPNSTGEKIPGTTLSNF, from the exons ATGCAGAGAAAACACTCAGACAAAAAGGAAGTACGACATCTGGTCACTTGGGGAAACTATGTGTGGCTGTATTGTCACATGGACCAGCTCAAGGAAGTTCAGAAGTATTTAGACAAGATAGGGACCGTCTGTAAGAAACTGTCCAGTCCTTCTGACTATGAATTGGAGAGGCCTGAGATTGATTGTGAGAAAGGGTGGGCACTCTTGAAATTTGGAGGAAAGTATTACCAAAGGGCAAAAGCAGCTTTTGAGAAGGCTCTAGAAGCAGAACCCGATGATCTAGAATTTAACATCAGCTATGCCATCACAATATATTGGTTGGACCATTCTGACCACCACAGGCCTACACAAAGCTCTTCTTTGGGCCCACGGAGGAAGGCTGTCACCCTGAACCCAGCAAATGCCTACATTAAG atgTACATGCAGAAGCTGAAGTGGAAAGGTTTATTGAAGAAATCCTGGACCAGATATCTTCCCAACCTTACGTCCTTTGTTACACAGCCAAATTCTACAGGAGAAAAAATTCCTGGGACAACGCTCTCGAACTTTTGA
- the LOC144312053 gene encoding interferon-induced protein with tetratricopeptide repeats 5-like isoform X2, with product MQRKHSDKKEVRHLVTWGNYVWLYCHMDQLKEVQKYLDKIGTVCKKLSSPSDYELERPEIDCEKGWALLKFGGKYYQRAKAAFEKALEAEPDDLEFNISYAITIYWLDHSDHHRPTQSSSLGPRRKAVTLNPANAYIKPNSTGEKIPGTTLSNF from the exons ATGCAGAGAAAACACTCAGACAAAAAGGAAGTACGACATCTGGTCACTTGGGGAAACTATGTGTGGCTGTATTGTCACATGGACCAGCTCAAGGAAGTTCAGAAGTATTTAGACAAGATAGGGACCGTCTGTAAGAAACTGTCCAGTCCTTCTGACTATGAATTGGAGAGGCCTGAGATTGATTGTGAGAAAGGGTGGGCACTCTTGAAATTTGGAGGAAAGTATTACCAAAGGGCAAAAGCAGCTTTTGAGAAGGCTCTAGAAGCAGAACCCGATGATCTAGAATTTAACATCAGCTATGCCATCACAATATATTGGTTGGACCATTCTGACCACCACAGGCCTACACAAAGCTCTTCTTTGGGCCCACGGAGGAAGGCTGTCACCCTGAACCCAGCAAATGCCTACATTAAG CCAAATTCTACAGGAGAAAAAATTCCTGGGACAACGCTCTCGAACTTTTGA